ttttcaatgaaaTTGTGATGACTGTTGTGTCGTTGACTCCAAACGTTAGAAGAATTCAAGGTGAAATTGCAGGCtgtttaaatttgaaacttgatgATGAGAGCGATATGGCAAGGGCAAGTCAAATATGCTTAAGAATAAAGAGTGTAGAGAAGATCCTCATAATCCTTGATGATGTTTGGAAAGATGTCAACTTAGAAGCTATTGGAATTCCATCTTCTGATGATCACAAGGGTTGCAAGATGCTTTTGACTACTCGAAGTGTGCATGTATGCAATTTAATGCGTTGTCAAAGGAAAATTCCATTAAATTTCTTAGTGGAGGAAGAATCATTGGCTTTGATGAAAAAAACCGCTGTAGTTGATGATTGCCCAGGCTTGAATGATGTGGTACTAGAAGTCGTTAAAGAATGCAAAGGTTTGCCTATAGCAATCATTACAGTGGGAAAGGCTCTTACAGGAAAATCTCTCAATGATTGGAATGCGGCAATGCATCAACTAAGAAAGTCTAGACTTGTTGATATTGAAGGTGTAGATGAAGATAAAAATGCTTATGCATGTCTTAAGTGGAGTTTTGATCAATTAAAACGAAAAACCAAGTTATGCtttttgttgtgttctttatttccAGAAGATTATAATATTCCCGTTGAAGAATTGACTATATGTGTTATGGGATtagaggaagatgaagatttTCACTTACTTGAAGACGCAAGGTGCCAAGTGCGTGCAGCAGTCGATAGCCTCAAAGATTCTTCTTTACTACTAGAAGGTTCTCAAAAAGAATTTGTGAAGATGCATGACATGGTTCGCGATATTGGCTTATGGATAACATCAAAAGGGGAAAATGAATTCGAGCTAAGAGCCTGCACTCGTTTAGAGAGAAACACAAACTTTGAAAGAGCCACAGCAATCTCCTTGATTGATTTCAACACCAAACAACTTCCTGATAAATTGGTATGTCCAAGACTCAACATTTTGTTATTGGGTGGAATTCAAAGTTCCAAAAATATCTCTAACGCATTGTTTGAAGGGATGAATTGTCTCAAGGTTTTATCACTACATGACATAATCTTATCATCACAATCACTCGAATTATTGACAAACCTTCGGACCTTATATTTGAAAAGGTGCGATTTCAATGATGACCTCTCTTCATTGGGAAAGTTAAAGAGACTTGAGACTTTGAGATTTTTCGGATGTGTAATAAATGCATTGCCAAGTGAGTTAGGGGAAATGGTGGGTTTAAAAATGCTAGATTTGACGGATTGTGATCAACTGCAACATATTCCACCAAATGTGATACGAAGATTATCCCAATTAGAAGAACTAATCATTAGTAGCAGCTTCAAGAATTGGGATGTTGAAGGGACAACCTCAGAAATAAGCAACGCTAACTTATCAGAGTTGAACTCATTACCCCGCTTGGTTAATCTCTCTCTACTGTTGAACTCGAATCATTTACCCAAAGGCTTTGTTTTCCCAGAGCATTTGCGTAGATATTACATAGTGATTGGCAAACCGTACTTGTCTGCTATGACACCTGGGCGAACCCTAGCAATCAAAGATTTGAATGCCTCCTCAATGAACGCATTGAAGTCGTTGTTCCATACCGTGGAATATTTTTTGATCGAGTCTTGTGAGATGGAATGCATTGTTGATACAATATGTGAGGGGCCCAACCAGTATGAAATCTTCAACAATCTCACAGTTTTTAGAGCATCTGGATGCCCGAGATTGATCAGTCTCTTCTCGCCGTCCCTTGCTCAAAGTCTAAAAAGGCTGAAAAAACTGTGTCTTCACCGATGCCATGAAATGAAGCAAATAATTTCAGAGGAGGGAATGACACTGGAGAGTCACGGTCAACCAATATGTCTCTCAAAATTAGAGACTCTTGTGGTAGGGAATTGCGGAAAACTGGAATATATCTTTCCGATCTCAATTGATCTTCCCCAACTAGAAAGGCTAGAGTTAGGAGATCTTCCTCGATTAAAGAAAGTATTCGGCCAGAGCAAAGAAGGAGAAGTTGGGGATTGTGAAATAGAGAGTCACCATCAACCTACAGGCTTCCCAAAATTAAAGACTATTCGGGTATCGAAATGCAGAAATCTGGTATGTCTATCAACTGCTCGAGATCTTCCCCAACTAGAAAGTCTAGAATTACGAGATCTTCCTCAATTAAAGCAAGTATTCGGCCAGAACAGAGAAGGAGAAGTTGGGGATTGTGAAATAGAGAGTCACCATCAACATACAGGCTTCCCAAAATTAAAGACTATTCAGGTATGGAATTGCAGAAATCTGGTATGTCTATCAACTGCTCGAGATCTTCCCCAACTAGAAAGTCTAGAATTACGAGATCTTCCTCAATTAAAGCAAGTATTCGGCCAGAACAGAGAAGGAGAAGTTGGGGATTGTGAAATAGAGAGTGACCATCAACCTACAGGCTTCCCAAAATTAAAGACTATTCAGGTATGGAATTGCAGAAATCTGGTATGTCTATCAACTCGAGATCTTCCCCAACTAGAAAGTCTAGAATTACAAGATCTTCCTCAATTAAAGCAAGTATTCGGCCAGAACAGAGAAGGAGAAGTTGGGAATTGTGAAATAGAGAGTGACCATCAACCTACAGGCTTCCCAAAATTAAAGACTATTCAGGTATGGAATTGCAGAAATCTGGTATGTCTATCAACTGCTCGAGATCTTCCCCAACTAGAAAGTCTAGAATTACGAAATCTTCCTCAATTAAAGCAAGTATTCGGCCAGAACAGAGAAGGAGAAGTTGGGGATTGTGAAATAGAGAGTGACCATCAACCTACAGGCTTCCCAAAATTAAAGACTATTCAGGTATGGAATTGCAGAAATCTGGTATGTCTATCAACTCGAGATCTTCCCCAACTAGAAAGTCTAGAATTACAAGATCTTCCTCAATTAAAGCAAGTATTCGGCCAGAACAGAGAAGGAGAAGTTGGGAATTGTGAAATAGAGAGTGACCATCAACCTACAGGCTTCCCAAAATTAAAGACTATTCAGGTATGGAATTGCAGAAATCTGGTATGTCTATCAACTGCTCGAGATCTTCCCCAACTAGAAAGTCTAGAATTACGAGATCTGGTATGTCTATCAACTGCTCGAGATCTTCCCCAACTAGAAAGTCTATCATTAAAAGATCTTCCTCAATTAAAGAAAGTATTCGGTCAGAACAGAGAAGGAGAAGTTGGGGATTGTGAAATAGAGAGTGACCATCAACCTACAGGCTTCCCAAAATTAAAGACTATTCAGGTATGGAAATGCAGAAATCTGGTATGTCTATCAACTGCTCGAGATCTTCCCCAACTAGAAAGTCTAGAATTACAAGATCTTCCTCAATTAAAGCAAGTATTCGGCCAGAACAGAGAAGGAGAAGTTGGGAATTGTGAAATAGAGAGTCACCATCAACCTACAGGCTTCCCAAAATTAAAGACTATTCAGGTATGGTGTTGCGAAAATCTGGAATGTCTATCAATTGCTGGAGATCTTCCCCAACTAAAAAGTCTAGAATTAGGAGATCTTCCTCAATTAAAGAAAGTATTCAGCCAGAACAGAGAAGGAGAAGTTGGGGATTGTGAAATAGAGAGTCACCATCAACCTACAGGCTTcccaaaattaaagaatattaaGGTATGGAATTGCAGAAATCTAGTATGTCTATCAACTGCTCGAGATCTTCCCCAACTAGAAAGGCTAAAATTACATGATCTTCCTCGATTAAAGAAAGTATTCGGCCAGAACAGAGAAGGAGAAGTTGGGAATTGTGAAATAGAGAGTGACCATCAACCTACAGGCTTCCCAAAATTAAAGACTATTCAGGTACGGAATTGCAGAAATCTAGTATGTCTATCAATTGCTCGAGATCTTCCCCAACTAGAAGGTCTAGAATTAGATGATCTTCCTCAATTAAAGAAAGTATTCGGCCAGAACAGAGAAAGAGGAGTTGGGGATTGTGAAATAGAGAGTCACCATCAACCTACAGGCTTCCCAAAATTAAAGACTATTAAGGTAGTGAATTGCGGAAATCTGGAATATATGTTTCCGATCTCAATAGCTCGAGATCTTCCCCAACTAGAAAGTCTAACATTAGAAGATCTTCCTCAATTAAAGCAAGTATTTGGCCATAGTTCTTCAGTTTGGCCATCATTGAAGAGGCTATACGCGGTGAACTGTCCTAAAGTGAAGTTGTCATTTTTTGCTAATGTGGAAGCGAATGTACCAGCTGTGCAAAAGGTAATTTCctaattctatttatttatttatttattttttgagagagaaaggttttttttttttttttttttttggagaaggagTAATTTCCTAATTCTATTTATTCTACTCTTTCTTCggttttgcacttttttttttttctctttggtaCAAAAACTAGTGCACCGGTGTTTGAATTCCATTTTTGTTTGATGGACTGATAGTCATAAGgtgaaaatagtaaacaaaccaaaataaataaatcggaATACAAAAAGATTTTCAACTAGTGTACAGTTGCTTAGGACTATCacgtattgaaatgaaaataaaaaaagaaacttgttttacttttaattgAAGCGATGTCACATACACAcacgtaataataataataataataataataataataataataacatctGTAGGGCACcacaaatttagaattttccaATAACAATCCATTTGTTTTAAGGAAAAATCTTATgtaaatatagatttttttttttccttcatatttTCATGTGCTTGGTAACATCAAAAAAGAATTGGATAAAGAAAAATTGTCtcttaatttatattatttagtttagcatgagatagagttatttttcgctaaaaaaattgtttgtgtgAGAGTAAAGAAGGCAAGGAGATTTTCTTTAACCCCGAAACATatacacaaaagaaaattagatcGGGTTTTCTCTAATAATAAATTGTTTTGGGTACAACAATCACAGGTAGTTTGGTGATTGAAGATTTCAAGTGAGTTTATACTATTCTTAGAGAGGTATTATTGTATTTGGTATGGATCTCAAGTTAGGCATAGACTTAAGAGcatattataattgatttgataatattGAATAGGTAGACACATTGTCGAATCACATAAATCTTgtcttgtgtgatttttttttttttggctcatattttctctatttttcacaCCTCACAAATCTAGGAATTGGGTtaaatttctaacaaaaatgatacagttttttaaaaaatatttttttttggaaaataattcattttccaaaatgttAATGTCGAAACAAACTTAGTGTTAGTGTCCACTTAGATGACTTTTCCCATGACGATGATATTTAGTTCTTGATAAAATTTGTGTAGTGTATGAATTTCTTAGAAGAGTATTGAATATCTTTAGAGTGTAGAAAAGTATTGAGAATTTGTCAAGTATGTAGATTACATgaagtataaaaattatgagaaatatgAAGATCAGAGGCTATGAAGGTCAAAGGTTATGGCTGTTTGACAAATTATTCTCGTTGTAATATAGGCGTTGTGTTATATGGTGATGAATgcactctttcttcttcttttttttttttcggtttgaggaggaggaggggggggggtgtggaaGTGATGGTTAAGAAACTCAATATGAGAAGCCTGGAGAGGGTTTGATTCATTACGTAAAAGGTCTTCGACCACTTTTCTAGTTTTTACTAAGAACTAATGTGTgggaatatataaatattatataatggggtgcaatataaaaaaaaaaaaaagaacaattacTTCAAGtattgtctatatataaaaataaaaaataaaaaaagatttctacaagttttttttttttctttttaactcaacaaatatatcattctattattttttgtgtatttgaTTCATATTTATTTAAGGTGAATTATATTCGTATAACTTAAATTTGCTtaatatacaactaaaatttataagtttcaaatttattattcaaaattttcatctctTAAGGAATATGGAGATTATCATAATgatcaaaactcatcacaaaattacaatgttatcttaatcaaaattaaaattaaaccagaggaataaaagataaactttataataatttattactcaaacaattGGTAGACATATTCAAATTTATAGCCATGtagattgtattttgatataaattcaaattccaatttccaaaaaaaaaaaaaaaaaaactaagtattaatccaaaccaaaatttaacCAAAGCTATAAAAGAGAGATAAGaagacaaaataataataataataataataataagtattaacccaaaaaaGCTATAAAAGAGAGATAGAAGACTTTGtgataggaaataaaaaaaaaaaaatacaataaaacacatactaaaaaaaccatcaaccttATATAGagttataagaagaaaaaatatccactgagagagagagagagagtactcagTTTCTGTGTGggaaaatatggattgaattggagaaattatatcaaatttatacaaaataaaatgggtagaagaagagtcaaaatataagaaagaaaaaaggatgaGAGAAGTGCAACGGAAAAGTAAAAAGTAGTGGGAAGATAAAGAGGCAAACATGGAGGAAAAAAGTTAGAAGAAGTATAATAGTAGGTGTGGGCTACTAGGAAGaggaagagtttttttttttttttttttaatttttttaagaataggaagaaaaaacatttttaaaagagaaaagaagacgTAGAAAATAAATGGATGATGTGGCCGTTGATGTGGCTTAATAGAAGCGTAGCAACAACAAATAATACGCTttagtttttagatatatataaatgaaaaaaaaaaaaaaaagaaaggtgttTGTCTAGATATTTGGTCAGATTTCCTAACTAGTACAAAGTACTTAGACAGCTAGACCTTTATTAAGAATGGCAAAATTGCCTTTGTCAAGCCATTTGGTTAGGTTTTTTGATTAGTGCAAGGTGCTTAGATGGCTAGACCTGTATATGATTTGTAATTTAGTTGGATTTCCTATAGGGCATTTAGAATGTTGGACTTGTGAATGATTAGTAATTTGATGAATATATAATTTACGATTAAGTTTTGGAAAGAGCAATCAGGAGTTTCCTTATTGTAAGTGTTGTCAAATGTGAGGACACTGACCAAAATACATGCTTTACATACTAGCTCATCTGAGGTCAACAATTTGAAAAAGACATGCCAAGCTTCATATCAATCTGTCAAAAATGTGAGTCTTGACTCTACGCCATTTGAGCCCCCTATGAAgaacttcatttttcttttcttctagcTTGTAATAGAGAGAAATTCTATTTAGCAAATCTAATTTCCCTTAAGTAACAAATTGGTTTCTATGTCAATGGGTCTCTCAAGCTTGTATGCTCACTCTTTTGATGCTTCTTGTCTTCTAGTAAATTGAGCTTTGCAAGTAAGGCTATGTGAGGGAGAGAATCGAGGAGTTATTATAACATACAGTAATATCACTTAACCCAAAACTTAAACTTATGAGTTTAGGTCCAACTATGTTATTGTAATCACtcattcttcttattattatttaatgtgagacttcactcacacatatATACCCAACATTTTTGATTCAAAAACGATATTCTACCAATTAGAGCATGCTTGGGTCTCATGAAGTTTCTTATTTTGCATATATATGAACTTTTATTGGGAAGGCCAATTCCACAAGATGTGAGAGAAATGATATGGGTCAAGAGCCTTAATTTGTTAATACAATATATGGCCATGAGATAAATCCGTATTTTAGTCGTTTCAGAGTGTTTTAGAAAACTATTTTGTGTAATCATGACTTTTAAGACCCAATTTATTATATAGGATTAATCTTATGTCCATACAAGGCATGACTTAATCAAGAATtggatataaaataaaaaatatttcaataatataaatataaattattaaaataaatagtaaaactaaaagaacaaaaattacttCAAGTTACGTGACAAGTGCACATTGTATACATCCAAGTTTTTATAAAACCAAAGATTatactaaattataaaataatttgaaatttaaaataaaataaaaaccttttaaATATCTTTAGACTTTTGATTATTGAGTTTAATCAGAATAAGattcattttttataacaacaaaaaaacagtGATAGAGTTTCACCTGAAGTAGACTATTGTTAATAATCGTAATGTACTTCTAAGGATTTACATTGTAAAATTACATTGTACAGCTTGTAATACTTTCATTTTGCCATATAATTTCACATGTAaggattattttttttggtgggttttagtCACAATTTATGTGAATTCCTGTTGCTTTTAACTAATAGAGATATAAATTGGTACATGTGTAGCTTCAAAATTTACAGATCTTGTCTCTACGTGATTGGAATGCAATTTCATTTGATGGGATTCAAGGTTTGTCAAATTTGGaagaattagaaattgaaaattgtggAGGAATCCAAGAGGTGATTAAGCTTGAAGGGCTTCTTACTATAAAAGGAGAGCAACAAGATCTATTGCTCCCAAGATTGAAGAAAATGTTGTTGATTGATCTACTTGAACTGAGGTGCATATGGAAGGGCACAACTAAACTTATAAATCTCAACAATCTTGAAGATTTAAAAGTCATCAGATGCAAAAAATTGACACATCTCTTCACACCGGCCCCCACTCAAAGCTTACAAAAGttgaaatttcttgaaattgaaAGGTGTGATGAATTGGAGCATCTAATTGTTGAAAATGCAGAAGAACAAGTCTTATCAGAGAGTCATCCCCAACCTTTATGCTTCCCTAAACCAAATGTGGTCAAAGTCAAGGTCGAAAGTTGCAATAAATTGAAGTGTCTCTTCCATGTGGATCGTTGGAATGCAGTTTCCATTTTTTTGAGATTAGAAGAATTGGAATTGAAGAACTGTGGAGGATTGCAGGAGGTGTTCAACTTTGAAGGTTTTCTTACCAGAGAAGGAGAACAACAAGATGAGTTTTTCCCAAGATTGAGGAAAATGTGCTTGGTCGAACTACATGAATTGACATATATATGGAAGGGTCCAATCCAACTTATAAATCTCAACAATCTTGAAGATTTAAAAGTCATCGGGTGCAAAAAAATGACGCATCTCTTCACACCGGCCCTCGCTCAAAGCTTACAAAAGttgaaatttcttgaaattgaaAGGTGTGACGAATTGGAGCATATAATTGTTGAAAATGTAGAAGAACAGGTCTCATCAGAGAATCATCTCCAACCTTTATGCTTCCCTAAACTGATAAGAGTCAATGTCAAATACTGCAATAAATTGAAATATCTCTTCCCCATGACCATCGCTGATAGTCTTTTAGAACTAAAGATTCTCATAGTAAAAGAAAACTCTCAATTAATGGAAGTATTCACACATGAAGGAGACGCTGGAGCTCAGAAAGATGTAACGCTCCCTCTACTAGAATTTATGGGACTCAAAGGTCTACCAAGCCTTGTTAACTTCTGCCCAAAGAACTATCAGTTTATACTGCTAAAATGGAGGAAGTTAAGAGTGGAAAGCTGTAAGAACATGAGGACGACTTTTACCCGTACTCCAGACAGAAGTGTGCTTATAAATGGAGAGGTAATCCAATATtcctgcctttttttttttattatctgttCACTAAATTAGAGTCAATTATAGTAGTAGTATACATATTACTAAtttactagtaataataattatttgatttataacaCCAAATATCCTATGTTGTGCATGTGCTTAATTATAATCAACCCTCACTGATAACTGATAAGTACCGTTTGTCTAGTTGGGAGCTTGAGacgaattttattatattttaaaaatgttattattattttatttatttctccttGCGTTGCCAGAATATATAAATGCTTGCTGGCTTTCGATTTGGTTGTTCAGGTAGCCCAGATAGACGAGCCTACAGGGACTTCAACAATTTCTCCAGTGCTTACCATATGCCCTGCCAACAACGATATAATATGGGACTcaggttttaacttttaactatactaaccttttattatatattttttttccttactatTGTTGTGTTCAATTGATTTAGATTTGAATGACAATCCTACAGGTGGCTACTTATCACCAGATGGATTATATTTTTACGTAGAATTCGAAAGATGTTGATTTGGATTTATTATGGTCTTTTCTACACACGTGGCTTAAATTTGTGGCGGGCTCATGGATGGATGGACGTGCTACTTCTGTAGAGGTCTCCGTCCTCAAAATATTCTCATCTCTGTATTTCACAACTCTTTTGCTTTCTATTTATTTgatgtgtgttttattttattttatttttttatagataatgtgtttttttctttttatttcttgaacAAGAGACAAATATTTGTACAACTTTTTTAagtgataatttattattaaaacatcatttttacattttttattatacaccaatCATGTACAACAGATATCCAACAAATATTTCATTCTATACAGACATCCAATCTGAAAGGGATCAtcaaaaatcttataattagattttaattggcatTCCAATTTTTCTCATAATAATAGGGCTATAATTTAACAGATTAAAATAAACATTTAGGATgcttttgaataaaatatttaaatgagaaaaCAATTGCTTCTTTCAAAAAACGTGAAATGTATACAATCTAAAAACTGTCGGCTTGAATTTTCTCAAACCTTAATTGCATGTCTCTCATTTGCATGCATTGTCAACACTTCAATATACAGAGCTTGTTATTCAGAAGTGGTGTGGCAAAATGTAAGAGTTAAAGATCTCTTTGAAGTGGCTTGTGGAGTGGTTGTGAGAGAAGAGAAAACTTCTCTTTGTATTAGGTGCAAACCCAAAATTTGTATTGAGTCCCAACTTTTGTATTGAGAGAGAATTTTGTATTTGTATGAGAGAACAATTTGGATGTATTGGGATTTGGGCATTGTGACTTGTGAGGGTACTATTACACGATTTTGTATTCTCCACCTTTATTAGTGAAAATATCTTCTGTCGATGCTCGTGGATATAGGCTAAAAGCCAAACCACATAAATTCTTGGTGTTTTCTCTTGTGTGTGCTTGTATCTATTTTCTTGTCAATTTTTCCtcattcttattatttatttggtgaTATCTTTCAAaggtatataatattttcaccaTCAATCTTGTGTGGAGTGCTATCTAGAAGCATTTTCTTGCAACAATTTGGTAGTAGAGCTTCTGCTATttagaacaaaaacaaattgtatATACAGAGAGATTCGAAGACTTTGCCGCTAATAAATCAATAACAAGAATTACAACAAATCCAAGTCTAAAATAACATTGGCATCCGAGTACAACTTTGTTGCCATGACATCCTTGAATACTGGCTGCATTAAGATTTCTGTAATTCTCATATGATGGCTGTAAGCCTGTAACATGATGTTTCAAACCCACCTTCATTAACTTACAATTTACAACCATCATTTTACTAGTCAtgtattttaatgttttaatatATTCACCATTCTTAAAAATCATGGAGTTCAACTACACTCTGCTCACTACCTTTCAGAGCGTAAAGTTATACCAGAATCCCTAATTTTACTAATAAATCTTGGGAGTGATCACCCTTCAAGCTCTCATAATGCTTTTTTCCCATTCATACACACCAGATCTGTCCACATTTAAAGGTGATAATACCAGCAAACTtaatgattttcttgaaattccATTAGCAAAAATGACTCAAGAGAGTTTGACAAGCATGGAGTTATCCATCTTCTGTGAATCAGTGAGTTCCAATGAAAGGTCCTTCCATGGCCTGTAAAAGGACCTGTACAAAGACCATGCTAGGTCAGACTAGTTTAAAGAAGGATTAGAGCATACATTTTAGAAACACAgccttcaaataaaatataatagcATTGCTGTAAAAGCAGCCAACATGCAAGAGATTAGAGAGCAGGATTACAAAATCAATGCTGGTAATCAACTTTTTACTGGCCTTAAGTTATTCATAGAATCTTTATCagatttattaatttagttATTACTAGCCTTCAAATTTTTGCTAGTTAGatgaatctttttttatttctcactAATGATTCATACAAAATGTCAAAGA
The Quercus lobata isolate SW786 chromosome 10, ValleyOak3.0 Primary Assembly, whole genome shotgun sequence DNA segment above includes these coding regions:
- the LOC115963005 gene encoding uncharacterized protein LOC115963005 isoform X2: MDILTRCTGSAAAEVVKCTAKPVIRHVGYLFRFKKTVADLTKAKKDLQLEQQKVQEAIERAAMNNEIAEKDVERWLTNVNQLMEEVQALEIKVQVNLRFCNGWCPDWIRQYKLCKEAIQKTNVVKELQDRGKFSELTHRAPTPGIEIFSSSDFEVFESTKLAFQQIMEALRDDNSKRIGLHGIGGVGKTTLVKEVHKKTKELNIFNEIVMTVVSLTPNVRRIQGEIAGCLNLKLDDESDMARASQICLRIKSVEKILIILDDVWKDVNLEAIGIPSSDDHKGCKMLLTTRSVHVCNLMRCQRKIPLNFLVEEESLALMKKTAVVDDCPGLNDVVLEVVKECKGLPIAIITVGKALTGKSLNDWNAAMHQLRKSRLVDIEGVDEDKNAYACLKWSFDQLKRKTKLCFLLCSLFPEDYNIPVEELTICVMGLEEDEDFHLLEDARCQVRAAVDSLKDSSLLLEGSQKEFVKMHDMVRDIGLWITSKGENEFELRACTRLERNTNFERATAISLIDFNTKQLPDKLVCPRLNILLLGGIQSSKNISNALFEGMNCLKVLSLHDIILSSQSLELLTNLRTLYLKRCDFNDDLSSLGKLKRLETLRFFGCVINALPSELGEMVGLKMLDLTDCDQLQHIPPNVIRRLSQLEELIISSSFKNWDVEGTTSEISNANLSELNSLPRLVNLSLLLNSNHLPKGFVFPEHLRRYYIVIGKPYLSAMTPGRTLAIKDLNASSMNALKSLFHTVEYFLIESCEMECIVDTICEGPNQYEIFNNLTVFRASGCPRLISLFSPSLAQSLKRLKKLCLHRCHEMKQIISEEGMTLESHGQPICLSKLETLVVGNCGKLEYIFPISIDLPQLERLELGDLPRLKKVFGQSKEGEVGDCEIESHHQPTGFPKLKTIRVSKCRNLVCLSTARDLPQLESLELRDLPQLKQVFGQNREGEVGDCEIESHHQHTGFPKLKTIQVWNCRNLVCLSTARDLPQLESLELRDLPQLKQVFGQNREGEVGDCEIESDHQPTGFPKLKTIQVWNCRNLVCLSTRDLPQLESLELQDLPQLKQVFGQNREGEVGNCEIESDHQPTGFPKLKTIQVWNCRNLVCLSTARDLPQLESLELRNLPQLKQVFGQNREGEVGDCEIESDHQPTGFPKLKTIQVWKCRNLVCLSTARDLPQLESLELQDLPQLKQVFGQNREGEVGNCEIESHHQPTGFPKLKTIQVWCCENLECLSIAGDLPQLKSLELGDLPQLKKVFSQNREGEVGDCEIESHHQPTGFPKLKNIKVWNCRNLVCLSTARDLPQLERLKLHDLPRLKKVFGQNREGEVGNCEIESDHQPTGFPKLKTIQVRNCRNLVCLSIARDLPQLEGLELDDLPQLKKVFGQNRERGVGDCEIESHHQPTGFPKLKTIKVVNCGNLEYMFPISIARDLPQLESLTLEDLPQLKQVFGHSSSVWPSLKRLYAVNCPKVKLSFFANVEANVPAVQKLQNLQILSLRDWNAISFDGIQGLSNLEELEIENCGGIQEVIKLEGLLTIKGEQQDLLLPRLKKMLLIDLLELRCIWKGTTKLINLNNLEDLKVIRCKKLTHLFTPAPTQSLQKLKFLEIERCDELEHLIVENAEEQVLSESHPQPLCFPKPNVVKVKVESCNKLKCLFHVDRWNAVSIFLRLEELELKNCGGLQEVFNFEGFLTREGEQQDEFFPRLRKMCLVELHELTYIWKGPIQLINLNNLEDLKVIGCKKMTHLFTPALAQSLQKLKFLEIERCDELEHIIVENVEEQVSSENHLQPLCFPKLIRVNVKYCNKLKYLFPMTIADSLLELKILIVKENSQLMEVFTHEGDAGAQKDVTLPLLEFMGLKGLPSLVNFCPKNYQFILLKWRKLRVESCKNMRTTFTRTPDRSVLINGEVAQIDEPTGTSTISPVLTICPANNDIIWDSGGYLSPDGLYFYVEFERC